In the Thermanaerothrix sp. genome, TTGGGATCCATAAGCCAAAGATTCGTAAGGCCCCTCCACATCGGCCCTTTAAGCATAGCACGGGGGCTCCGAAAGGCAAATTTTCCAACTATTCCGAACTAGTTAACGGTTGCTCAAATTGCTTGAATAGTATATAAGGTGCACTGGGTGGTCCACAAAGCCATTGTGGACCGACCACTGGGGAGGGGTGATCCGTTTGCCCGAGAGGGTAAGGCAGACCAGGATATACGAAAAGGTGGTGGAAGAAATAAAGGGGGACATATCCTCCGGGCGCCTTAAGCCCGGGGATCCGCTCCCTCCGGAGCGGTCCTTGATGGACCAGCTGGGGGTGAGCAGAAGCTCCCTCCGGGAGGCCTTCAGGGTATTGGAGCTCATGGGGTTAATCGAGAGCATCCCAGGCAAGGGCCGCTTCGTCCGGCGTCCAAGGCACTCCAAAGAAGACGACCCCTTGAGGGAACGGGGGCTGCCCCTGGAGGACGAGGCCATCCTGGAGCTCATGGAGGCCCGCCGCATCCTGGACCCCGCCATAGCCCGGGAGGCCGCCAGGAGGGCCATGCCCAGCGATCTTACCAAGATGAGGCGGGTCCTCTCCTCCACCAGGGAGGGGCTGGAGGACCTGGAGAGCCGGGCGAAGGGGGACTTCGAGTTCCACCTGGCCATGGCGGAGGCCACCAGGAACTTTGTGTTCGTAAACATCGTCCGCATGAACTTCAACCTCATCATGGCCACCCACGACCGGATCTACGCCCTGCTGGAGGACAAGGAGGCCTTCTTCAACGAGCACAGGGCCCTTTACGAGGCCATCCTGGACAGGGATCCGGACCGGGCGGAGAGGGCCGCCAGGGAACACATGGAGCGGATATACAAGACCCTTCAGGAGGTGCTGGCCCTGAAGGGCCTCAAAGCTTAAGGATTCAAGCTCCCGGCAAGGGCCGCGCCGGGGGCTATTCAAAGAACAGGGAGGGAAACAGGAGATGAAGGAGAGAATAGCGAAGCTGCTCCCGGAGGTGGATTGGATATGCGACCAAGATCTCAAGGACAAGGTCCTGTCCACCTATGAGGACGCCCTCAAGACCGGGGGATGGGAGCCCGAGGACATGGCGAAGATACCCTTCACGCTTCTCATACCCGACTGCCCCGCCTCTTACCTGACCCACACCAGGGGCGTCACCAGGATGGCCAAAGCCGCCATGGACGAGTTCAACGGCCTGTACAAGGACGAAGGGGGCTACCGGCTGGACAACGACAAGCTCATCGCCGGAGCCCTGCTCCACGACGTGGGCAAGCTGGTGGAGTACGAGAAGGGCCCCGACGGCAAGACCGCGAAGTCTCAGATGGGAAAGGACCTGAGGCACCCCTTCTCCGGCACCGTCATCGCCATGAGGAACGGCATTCCAAGCGACATAGCCCACATCATAGCCAACCACGCCCACGAAGGGGACGGCTCCCTTAGAAGCCCCGAAGGGGTGATAGTCAACAAGGCGGACTTCATGAACTTCGAGACCATAAAGTCGTTCCTCGGCATGAAGTAGGGGACTCCATTTCCAGGGAGGGGATGAAATCATGGGACGGACCATGATCCAGAAGATAATGGCCAGGGCCTCCGGCAAGGACGTGTCGGTAGGGGACCGGGTATGGTGCAACATAGACCTGTCCACCGCCAGGGACTTCGGGGGCCCCAACTGCGTCCTCCAGTTCGAGGAGGTCACCGGGAAGGACGCCAAGGTGTGGGACCCCAAGAAGATAGCCTTCACCTTCGACCTGCAGGCCCCGGCCCACTCCGAGAAGGTGTCCAACAACCAGAAGATAATCCGCCAGTTCGCCAAAAAACAGGGTATAGACAAGGTCTTCGACGTCAACTGGGGCATAGGCCAGCACGTGCTGCTGGAGAACGGGCTGGTTAAGCCCGGGGACGTGATACTGGGCACCGACAGCCACATGAACCTGCTGGGCGCCGTGGGGGCCTTCGCCACCGGCGTGGGCAACACCGACATAGTGGCCTCCTGGATCAAGGGAACCCTGTGGTTCAGGGTGCCGGAGACCATGAAGATAACCGCCCAGGGCAAGTTCCAGCGGGGGGTCTACATGAGGGACTTCCTCACCCACCTGGTGGGCACCCTTGGGGCGGACGGCATGTTCTTCAAGGCGGTGGAGTTCACCGGCGAGGCCATAGAGCAAAGCAGCCTGTCGGACCGCATAACCCTCTGCTCCATGGTGACCGAGATGAGCGGCAAGGTGGGGCTAATAATGCCCAACGGCCCGGTGCTTCAGTGGCTGGTGGAGAGGGCCGGCAAGGAGGTGTTGGAGCGGGTGGAGATGATCCGCCCCGACGCCGACGCGGTCTACTCCGAGGAGCTCAGCTTCGACGTGTCCCAGCTTGAGCCCTTGGCGTCCTGCCCCGACGCGCCGGACAACGTGAAGAAGGTCCGGGAGGTGGGTGGGGAGAGGATAGACCAGGTGCACATAGGCTCCTGCTCCAACGGCAGGTTCGAGGACATAGCGGCGGCCCACGAGGTGCTTAAGGCCGCGGGCTTCAAGGTGTCCCCCGAGGTGAGGGTGATCATAACCCCATCCACCAGAGAGGTAATGAAGGAGTGCGCCAAGGCGGGGTTCATCCAGGACTTCCTGGAGGCTGGGGTTATCTTCACCAACCCCACCTGCAGCCTCTGCACCGCGGAGCACTACGGGGCCCTTCCCTCCGGGGACGTGGGGGTGTCCACCACCAACCGCAACTTCATAGGCAAGGTAGGCAAGGGCAGCCACACCTACCTCATGAGCCCCGCCTCCGCCATGGCCAGCGCCGTGCGGGGCGTAATAACGGACCCCAGGGACATCCTGGGATGACCCAAGCGCAAGGGGGTGCCACACATGAGTGATACGGTTCTTCGCGGAAGGGCCTGGGTCTTCGGGGACGACGTGGACACGGACCTCATATACCACAACAAGTACCTGGCGGAGACGGACCCAAAGAAGATGGCCCAGTACTCCTTCGAGTACTACCCGGGCAAGGAGAACTTCGCCAAGGAGGTCCGCCCCGGGGACTTCGTGGTGGCAGGCCGCAATTTCGGCACCGGATCCAGCCGGGAGCACGCGGTCTACTGCCTCAAGGAGATCGGGGTCCCCATGGTGCTGGCGGAGTCCTTCGCCAGGATCTACTACAGGAACGCCATAAACAACGGCTACCCGGTGCTCTTCGTCAAGGGCCTGTCCGACGCCATAAAGGCCGGCAAGGTGAAGGACGGGGACCAGCTGGAGGTGGACACCGCCACGGGGGTGATAAGGAACCTCACCCAGGGGGTGGAGTTTCAAGGGGACGCGGTGACGGACCTGGAGCGGGACATAATGGCCGCCGGGGGCCTCATCGAGTATCTCAAATCCCAGGCTTAGGAGGGATAGGGTCATGGGAAGGACCTTCGCGGAGAAGGTGTTGGGCAAGTGGGCGGGCTATGACGTGAAGGCCGGCGACGTGGTGACAGTGGAACCCCATTTCTGCATGAGCCACGACAACGCGGCCCCCATAGCCAGGACCTTCAAGAAGATAGGGCTTTCAAAGGTCTTCGACCCCAACAGGATAGTCATAATACTGGACCACGCCATACCGGCCCCCTCGGACGACCACGCCGTAAACCACAAGGAGATCCGGGAGTTCGTGAAGGAGCAGGGCATAGAGCACTTCATGGACGTAACCAGCGACGGCGGCGTGTGCCACCAGAAGATGTGCGAGGAGGGCTTCGCCCTTCCGGGGCTCATCATGGTGGGAAGCGACAGCCACACCTGCACCTACGGGGCCTTCGGGGCCTTCTCCACCGGCATAGGCAGGTCCGAGATGGCCGCCACCTGGGCCACCGGCAAGCTCTGGTTCCGGGTGCCGGAGTCCATGAAGATAACCCTCAAGGGCTCCTTCCCCAAGGGGGTTTCCGCCAAGGACCTGATACTCAAGATAATCGGGGACATCAAGGCGGACGGGGCGGACTACATGAGCGTGGAGTTCCACGGGCCCGGCATCGAGGCCATGTCCCTGTCGGAGAGGATGACGCTGTGCAACATGGGCATCGAGATGGGGGCCAAGAATGCGGTGTGCCCCCCGGACCAGAAGGTGCTGGACCACGTGAAGGGAATCGCGAAATCGGACCTTTGGGAGCCCATCTGGGCGGATCCGGACGGGACCTACGCCAAGGAGCTCTCCTACGACCTGTCGGAGCTAACACCCGGGGTGGCGAAGCCCCACACGGTGGACAACTACGCCCCGGTGGACCAGGTCAAGGGTACCCCCATACACCAGGCCTTCCTCGGGAGCTGCACCAACGGCCGCATAGAGGACCTTCGGGAGGCGGCGGCGATCCTCAAGGGGCACAAGGTGGCGGTGAGAACCATAGTGATCCCCGCGTCCTGGAAGGCCTACCGGCAGGCCCTGGCGGAGGGGGTCGTGGACACCCTTTTGGACGCGGGCTGCGTCATCTCCAACCCCGGCTGCGGCCCCTGCATGGGGAACCATCAGGGGATACTGGCCCCCGGGGAGGCCTGCATAAGCACCGCCAACCGCAACTTCAAGGGCCGGATGGGGAACAAGGACAGCTTCATATACCTTGCAAGCCCCATGACCGTGGCGGCTTCCGCCCTGGCGGGGGCCATAGCGGATCCCAGGGAGGTGCTCTAGATGAGGATAAAAGGAAAGGTCTGGAAGTACGGGGACGACGTCAACACCGACGTGATATTCCCCGGCAAGTACACCTACACCATCAAAGACAGGTCCGAGATGGCCAAGGTGGCCTGCGAGGACCTGGACCCGGAGTTCAACCGGGAGGCCGCCAAGGGGGACATAATCGTGGCGGGCAAGAACTTCGGCTGCGGCTCCTCCAGGGAACAGGCGGTCACGTGCCTGGTGGAACGGGGCATAGGGGCCATCATAGCCAAGGGCTTCGCCAGGATCTACTACCGTAACGCCCTGAACGAAGGGCTACCCATAGTGGTCTGCCCCGAGGCGGTGGACGCTTTGGAAAAGGGTGACACGGTGGAGATCGATTTCGACCGCGGAGAGGTCATAACCCCCAAGGGCACCTTCTCGTTCCCCCCCTACCCGGAGTTCGTCCGGGGGCTCATCGAGGACGGGGGGCTGATACCCCACGTGAAGAAGTCCCTGGGGCTCAGCTGAGCCCTTCAGGGCCGCAGGGGCCCATATCTGGAAGGCGAAGGGGCAAAAAGCTCCCCCTTAGGGGGTTTCTTATGGACAGCGCCGCCTAGGAAGTTAATGGGCAAGGAAGGCATCTTAAAAGGAGGAGATGAGGGAATGAGCCGCAACGTCCTTAAGGTCAAGGAGCCAAAGGAGCGCTACAAGGTTTGCTACATGTCCGGCGACGACTCGGGATACGACATGATGGAGGGAGCGCTCGTTGTGCTCCACGCCATGGACCTTCCCATAGACTGGGTGAGGGCGGACCTTGGGTGGTGCATGTGGGAGAAGTCGGTTAAGAAGTTCGGCGAAGGGGATCCCAGGTGCAACACGGTTCCGCCGGAGACCATAGAGAAGATCCGGGAGTGCGACGCCACTTTGATGGCCGCCATAACCTCCAAGGCGGGGGTCAAGGGCTTCAAGTCCGCCATACTGCAGATGAGGCAGCTCTTCGACCTTTACATCAACCTGCGCCCTGCCAAGACCCTCCCGGCCCTGGGCTCCCCCCTCAAGGGGGATCCCAAGATAGACCTGGTGCTCTTCCGGGAGAACACTGAGGACCTGTACGCGGCGGTGGAGTTCCACCCGCTCCCGGAGGAGATGTACGGCCTGCACAAGGGCATGGAGCGCTTCCGCAAGTGCTCCGACGTGGCGGTGTCCTGGAGGGTGTTCTCCAAGGAGGGTTGCGAGAGGATCATACGGGCCGCCTTCGAGTACGCCAAGGCCACGGGCAGGACCAAGGTCCACTGCTGCAACAAGGCCAACGTCATCCGGGAGACCGACGGGATGATGAAGAGGATATTCCTTGAGCTCGCCAAGGAGTACGAGCAGTACGGGATACAGGGCATAGAGGAGAACGCGGACGCCACCGCCATGTGGCTCATAAAGAACCCCCAGGACTACCAGGTCATAGTGACCAGCAACGTCTTCGGCGACATCCTCTCCGACGAGGCAAGCCAGCTGGTTGGGGGCCTCGGGTTCGCCCCCAGCGGCAACATCGGCGAGAACACCGCCATATTCGAGCCCTGCAGCGGATCGGTGCCCAAGTACGCCCACCAGTACCGGGTAAACCCCTCCGCCATGCTCCTCACCGCCAAGATGATGCTGGAGTACCTGGGCATGGACGAGAAGGCCCAAAAGATCGAGTGGGCCATAAACGAGGTGCTCGCGGAGAACCGGCCCAAGACGCTTACCTACGACGTGCTGCGGGACTTCAGGAACGACCCGGACTGGGAGAAGAACGCCGCCAGCACCATAGAGATGGCCACCGCCATAGCCCAGAAGATCAACCCCAACTTCACCGGCAGCACCCTGGAGGACGCCAAGGCCAAGGCCAGGGAGATGTGCGACTGGAACAAGACCATCGGCTTCGAGGACTAGAGGGTGCTTGCCAAGGGGGGCTGCGTAGGGCCCCCCTTTGGGATATGAAGGGGCGGGGGATGTCTTTGCCCCGCCGCCCCTTCCTCAAGGGGAGTGATTTCTATGACCATAGCTCAGGCGGGGACGTTGGAGTCCATGGACTGCCTGGTAACGGTGTCGGAGGACCCCCAAGGCCCCAAGGTCTCCATATCGGGATCCGGAGCAATGCGCTTTAAGAGCTCCATGGAGAGGACGGTCATGGAGACCCTAAAGCGGCTTGGGGCCCTTAACCTGTCGGTGGATGTGCAGGACAACGGGGCCATAGACCTGGTTTTGGCCGCCCGGGTGGAGGCGGCGGTGCTCAAGCACAGGGCCGGGGGTGATGAGCCTTGAGGCGCACCATGCTGTACCTTCCGGGGAACAACCCCAACATGCTGCTAAGGGGATACCTGTTTGGGCCCGATGGGATAATACTGGACCTGGAGGACTCGGTCCCGGAGGGGGAGAAATCCGCCGCCCGGGTGTTGGTGCGGGAGGCCTTGAAGAAGTGGGACTTCGGGGGCTGCGAGGTGACCGTGCGTATCAACGGCATGGACACGCCCCACATGGAGAAGGACCTGGAGGAGATAGTGCCCTGCGGCGTTGACGGGGTGAGGCTTCCGAAGGTGGAGGATCCGGAGCAGGTAAAGGAGCTGCACCAGATGCTGTCCAGGATAGAGGCCCGATGCGGCATGGAGGAAGGCAGGACCAAGGTTTTCTGTCTTCTGGAGTCCGCCAGGGGGATAGTAAGGGCCTATGACATAGCCTCCGCATCCAGCCGGGTGGCGGCCATAATCCCCGGCGGGGAGGATCTGGCGGCGGACTTGAGGACCTCCAGGTCCAAGGAGGGCACGGAGCTGGACTGGGCAAGGAGGCACGTGGTGATGGCCGCCCGGGCGGTGGGGGTTGATCCCTTGGACACGGTGTTCCCGAGCATAAACGACCCCGAGGGGCTCAAGGCGGAGACGGAGTTCATAAAGCAGCTGGGCTACGAGGGGAAGAGTGTGATCCACCCAAGCCAGATCCGGGTGGTGCACTCGGTGTTCACCCCTAAGCCCGAAGAGGTAGCCAAGGCCCGCCGGATAGTTGAAGCCGCCATGGAGGCCAAGGCACAAGGCAAGGGGGCGGTGTCGGTGGACGGCCGCATGGTGGACGTCCCGGTGGTTAAGCGGGCCATGAGAACCCTCATGCTGGCCGGAGAAGACGTGGGAGGTGGTTCCGTTGCCGGTTAACGCCCTGGGACGGGAGTTGCCGCATTTCATAGAGGGTTACGGCGAGGTGAAGCCCTTCCAGGGGGCCTTCGCCAGGGAGCCTAAGAGGAGGAGCGCCGGCCAGCCCATGAAGAGGGGCCGGGAGGCCATGGGATCCAAGGTGCGCCGAAGCCTCCGGGAGGCCATAGAGGCCAGCGGCCTTAAAAGCGGCATGACCGTGTCCTTCCACCACCACCTCCGCAACGGCGACATGGTGGTCAACCAGGTTATAAGAACCTGCGCCGAGATGGGCATAGGGGATCTCACCATATTCCCCACCGCCCTCTTCGGGGTTCACAAGGAGCTGATAGAGCACATAAGATCCGGGGTGGTTCGCCGCATAATGGGGTCCGTCAACGGGCCCATAGGTAAGCTGGTGTCCCAGGGGGGCATGTCGGAGCCGGTGGTGCTCAGGAGCCACGGCGGCAGGCCCCGGGCGGTGGTCTCCGGGGACGTGAAGATAGACGTGGCCTTCATCGGGGCCCCTTCGGCGGACCGCTTCGGCAACCTCTCCGGCGCCATGGGAAGGAGCGCCTGCGGTTCCCTGGGGTACGCATTCACCGACGCCATGTACGCGGACCACGTGGTGGCGGTGACAGACAACCTGGTTGAAGGGATGCTGTGCCCCATCTCGATACCCCAGATGTACGTGGACCAGGTGGTGGCGGTGGAGAGCATAGGGGACCCCTCGGGCATAGTGTCCGGCAGCACCAGGATAACCCGGGACCCCTTGAGGCTTTTGATAGCCCAGATGGCCTCCTCCCTCATCGAGGCATCCAGCTGTTTCAAGGACGGCATATC is a window encoding:
- a CDS encoding FadR family transcriptional regulator; translated protein: MPERVRQTRIYEKVVEEIKGDISSGRLKPGDPLPPERSLMDQLGVSRSSLREAFRVLELMGLIESIPGKGRFVRRPRHSKEDDPLRERGLPLEDEAILELMEARRILDPAIAREAARRAMPSDLTKMRRVLSSTREGLEDLESRAKGDFEFHLAMAEATRNFVFVNIVRMNFNLIMATHDRIYALLEDKEAFFNEHRALYEAILDRDPDRAERAAREHMERIYKTLQEVLALKGLKA
- a CDS encoding HD domain-containing protein — encoded protein: MKERIAKLLPEVDWICDQDLKDKVLSTYEDALKTGGWEPEDMAKIPFTLLIPDCPASYLTHTRGVTRMAKAAMDEFNGLYKDEGGYRLDNDKLIAGALLHDVGKLVEYEKGPDGKTAKSQMGKDLRHPFSGTVIAMRNGIPSDIAHIIANHAHEGDGSLRSPEGVIVNKADFMNFETIKSFLGMK
- a CDS encoding aconitase/3-isopropylmalate dehydratase large subunit family protein, whose protein sequence is MGRTMIQKIMARASGKDVSVGDRVWCNIDLSTARDFGGPNCVLQFEEVTGKDAKVWDPKKIAFTFDLQAPAHSEKVSNNQKIIRQFAKKQGIDKVFDVNWGIGQHVLLENGLVKPGDVILGTDSHMNLLGAVGAFATGVGNTDIVASWIKGTLWFRVPETMKITAQGKFQRGVYMRDFLTHLVGTLGADGMFFKAVEFTGEAIEQSSLSDRITLCSMVTEMSGKVGLIMPNGPVLQWLVERAGKEVLERVEMIRPDADAVYSEELSFDVSQLEPLASCPDAPDNVKKVREVGGERIDQVHIGSCSNGRFEDIAAAHEVLKAAGFKVSPEVRVIITPSTREVMKECAKAGFIQDFLEAGVIFTNPTCSLCTAEHYGALPSGDVGVSTTNRNFIGKVGKGSHTYLMSPASAMASAVRGVITDPRDILG
- a CDS encoding 3-isopropylmalate dehydratase, with product MSDTVLRGRAWVFGDDVDTDLIYHNKYLAETDPKKMAQYSFEYYPGKENFAKEVRPGDFVVAGRNFGTGSSREHAVYCLKEIGVPMVLAESFARIYYRNAINNGYPVLFVKGLSDAIKAGKVKDGDQLEVDTATGVIRNLTQGVEFQGDAVTDLERDIMAAGGLIEYLKSQA
- a CDS encoding 3-isopropylmalate dehydratase large subunit; this encodes MGRTFAEKVLGKWAGYDVKAGDVVTVEPHFCMSHDNAAPIARTFKKIGLSKVFDPNRIVIILDHAIPAPSDDHAVNHKEIREFVKEQGIEHFMDVTSDGGVCHQKMCEEGFALPGLIMVGSDSHTCTYGAFGAFSTGIGRSEMAATWATGKLWFRVPESMKITLKGSFPKGVSAKDLILKIIGDIKADGADYMSVEFHGPGIEAMSLSERMTLCNMGIEMGAKNAVCPPDQKVLDHVKGIAKSDLWEPIWADPDGTYAKELSYDLSELTPGVAKPHTVDNYAPVDQVKGTPIHQAFLGSCTNGRIEDLREAAAILKGHKVAVRTIVIPASWKAYRQALAEGVVDTLLDAGCVISNPGCGPCMGNHQGILAPGEACISTANRNFKGRMGNKDSFIYLASPMTVAASALAGAIADPREVL
- a CDS encoding 3-isopropylmalate dehydratase translates to MRIKGKVWKYGDDVNTDVIFPGKYTYTIKDRSEMAKVACEDLDPEFNREAAKGDIIVAGKNFGCGSSREQAVTCLVERGIGAIIAKGFARIYYRNALNEGLPIVVCPEAVDALEKGDTVEIDFDRGEVITPKGTFSFPPYPEFVRGLIEDGGLIPHVKKSLGLS
- a CDS encoding isocitrate/isopropylmalate family dehydrogenase, which translates into the protein MSRNVLKVKEPKERYKVCYMSGDDSGYDMMEGALVVLHAMDLPIDWVRADLGWCMWEKSVKKFGEGDPRCNTVPPETIEKIRECDATLMAAITSKAGVKGFKSAILQMRQLFDLYINLRPAKTLPALGSPLKGDPKIDLVLFRENTEDLYAAVEFHPLPEEMYGLHKGMERFRKCSDVAVSWRVFSKEGCERIIRAAFEYAKATGRTKVHCCNKANVIRETDGMMKRIFLELAKEYEQYGIQGIEENADATAMWLIKNPQDYQVIVTSNVFGDILSDEASQLVGGLGFAPSGNIGENTAIFEPCSGSVPKYAHQYRVNPSAMLLTAKMMLEYLGMDEKAQKIEWAINEVLAENRPKTLTYDVLRDFRNDPDWEKNAASTIEMATAIAQKINPNFTGSTLEDAKAKAREMCDWNKTIGFED
- the citD gene encoding citrate lyase acyl carrier protein, with translation MTIAQAGTLESMDCLVTVSEDPQGPKVSISGSGAMRFKSSMERTVMETLKRLGALNLSVDVQDNGAIDLVLAARVEAAVLKHRAGGDEP
- a CDS encoding CoA ester lyase, which gives rise to MRRTMLYLPGNNPNMLLRGYLFGPDGIILDLEDSVPEGEKSAARVLVREALKKWDFGGCEVTVRINGMDTPHMEKDLEEIVPCGVDGVRLPKVEDPEQVKELHQMLSRIEARCGMEEGRTKVFCLLESARGIVRAYDIASASSRVAAIIPGGEDLAADLRTSRSKEGTELDWARRHVVMAARAVGVDPLDTVFPSINDPEGLKAETEFIKQLGYEGKSVIHPSQIRVVHSVFTPKPEEVAKARRIVEAAMEAKAQGKGAVSVDGRMVDVPVVKRAMRTLMLAGEDVGGGSVAG
- the citF gene encoding citrate lyase subunit alpha, coding for MPVNALGRELPHFIEGYGEVKPFQGAFAREPKRRSAGQPMKRGREAMGSKVRRSLREAIEASGLKSGMTVSFHHHLRNGDMVVNQVIRTCAEMGIGDLTIFPTALFGVHKELIEHIRSGVVRRIMGSVNGPIGKLVSQGGMSEPVVLRSHGGRPRAVVSGDVKIDVAFIGAPSADRFGNLSGAMGRSACGSLGYAFTDAMYADHVVAVTDNLVEGMLCPISIPQMYVDQVVAVESIGDPSGIVSGSTRITRDPLRLLIAQMASSLIEASSCFKDGISFQTGAGGIPLAVTAFMKDAMIRRNVKGSFGLGGITGYFVELLKEGLVECLMDVQSFDLEAVRSIGSDPRHMEISAEWYASPWTKGSAVDSLDVVILGATEVDLDFNVNVNTEADGYLLHGIGGHQDTAAGAKLTIIAQPLLRGRIPCVVDRVHCATTPGEVVDAVVTEFGITVNPARGDLISAAREAKLPLISMEELLSKARAICGPMDPLEQEDRIVAVVEWRDGTVIDVIRKVKA